The Fortiea contorta PCC 7126 genome has a segment encoding these proteins:
- the rlmN gene encoding 23S rRNA (adenine(2503)-C(2))-methyltransferase RlmN — protein MSATPLTPQLDSPHSTKLEFVPPLLGGSLAELTAWVQQQGQPAYRGKQLHDWIYHKGVRSLADISAFPKNWRTALATVPIGRSTLHYRSVAADGTVKYLLQLADGQIIETVGIPSDKRLTVCVSSQVGCAMACDFCATGKGGYKRHLDVHEIIDQVLTVQTDFQQRVSHVVYMGMGEPLLNTENVLTSLKSLNQDVGIGARSLTVSTVGIPSRIRQLAQHHLQITLAVSLHASNQALREQLIPSARTYPLEDLLAECREYVEVTGRRLSFEYILLAGVNDLPKHALELAQHLRGFQNHVNLIPYNPIPEVDYKRPNSDRIQAFVNVLKQQQIAVSVRYSRGLEADAACGQLRTSKTLPV, from the coding sequence ATGTCTGCTACACCCCTAACTCCCCAGCTTGACTCACCCCATTCCACAAAATTAGAATTTGTCCCCCCCTTACTAGGTGGTTCACTGGCCGAGTTAACTGCTTGGGTACAGCAACAGGGACAACCAGCTTACAGAGGTAAGCAGCTCCATGATTGGATATATCACAAAGGAGTGCGATCTCTTGCGGATATTTCCGCTTTTCCGAAAAACTGGCGCACAGCATTAGCCACAGTCCCCATCGGGCGTTCCACTCTCCATTATCGCTCTGTCGCGGCTGATGGTACAGTGAAGTATCTGCTGCAGCTTGCAGACGGACAAATTATCGAAACTGTTGGTATCCCCAGTGACAAACGCTTGACAGTTTGCGTTTCTAGTCAAGTGGGTTGTGCTATGGCTTGTGATTTCTGCGCCACTGGGAAAGGTGGCTATAAACGTCACCTCGATGTTCATGAAATAATTGATCAAGTGTTGACTGTACAAACAGATTTTCAACAACGAGTCAGCCATGTGGTATATATGGGTATGGGTGAACCGTTGTTAAATACTGAAAATGTATTAACTTCGTTGAAATCTCTCAATCAAGATGTCGGTATAGGAGCGCGATCGCTCACAGTCTCCACAGTAGGCATACCCTCGCGCATTCGTCAACTCGCCCAACACCATTTACAAATTACCCTCGCTGTCAGTCTCCATGCTTCTAATCAAGCTTTGCGAGAGCAACTCATCCCCAGCGCTCGTACCTACCCCCTAGAAGATTTACTCGCAGAATGTCGAGAATACGTAGAAGTCACTGGACGAAGATTAAGTTTTGAATATATTTTGCTCGCCGGCGTTAACGATTTACCAAAACATGCATTAGAACTAGCGCAACATCTGCGGGGTTTTCAAAACCATGTGAATTTGATTCCCTACAACCCCATCCCCGAAGTAGATTATAAACGCCCAAATAGCGATCGCATTCAAGCCTTCGTCAACGTCCTCAAGCAACAACAAATAGCTGTCAGCGTCCGCTACTCCCGTGGTTTAGAAGCTGACGCTGCTTGTGGACAACTGCGAACCAGTAAAACCCTTCCGGTTTAA
- a CDS encoding replication restart DNA helicase PriA, whose amino-acid sequence MQIVQRICCPNCGREAERYYISDSQITRTQCPSCDYLMISCTRTGKVIEAYAPGIHAHR is encoded by the coding sequence ATGCAGATAGTACAAAGGATTTGTTGTCCAAATTGTGGCAGAGAAGCGGAGCGTTATTATATTTCTGATAGTCAAATAACGCGGACACAATGTCCTAGCTGCGACTACTTAATGATTAGTTGCACTCGCACTGGTAAAGTGATTGAGGCTTATGCACCGGGGATTCATGCTCACAGGTAA
- the uvrC gene encoding excinuclease ABC subunit UvrC, which produces MINSPQTLTLVKDPARLETRLAEIPPEPGVYFMRDDSDRIIYIGKSRKLRSRVRSYFRDGYNKTERIATMVKQVAEIEFIVTDTEAEALALEANLIKQHQPYFNVLLKDDKKYPYVCITWSEDYPRIFITRKRQLGKEKDKFYGPYTDSGLLREILRISKRIFALRQRPQPLFKDRPCLNYDMGRCPGVCQQLISPEEYRKTVQKVAMVFQGRTQELIDILTQQMEKAAEALNFESAARIRDQIAGLKSLNADQKVSLPNDTVSRDAIALAADENHAYIQLFQIRAGQLVGRLAFVADVHAEPGAILQRVLEEHYQTADAVEIPAEILVQHELPDGEILADVLTGRKGRKVTILAPQRQSKAELIEMVERNAQYELQRMQKLSDRNSQAMQDLATILDLPDLTIHRIEGYDISHIQGSNAVASQVVFIDGLPAKQHYRHYKIKNPTVTIGHSDDFASLAEVIGRRFRKYIEDPQLLRAGNPDWPDLIMIDGGKGQLSSVVAILQEMNLLDELRVISLAKQREEIFLPGESQPLNTDAEQPGVQLLRRLRDEAHRFAVSFHRQQRSDKLKRSRLDEIPGLGHHRQKQLLGHFRSVDYIRQATPAQISEVPGIGPRLAQDIYDYFHPSSAS; this is translated from the coding sequence GTGATAAATTCTCCTCAAACGCTAACGCTTGTTAAAGACCCAGCACGACTGGAAACCCGTCTTGCGGAAATTCCGCCAGAACCAGGGGTTTATTTTATGCGAGATGATAGCGATCGCATTATATATATAGGTAAATCGCGGAAGCTGCGATCGCGTGTCCGTTCCTATTTCCGCGACGGGTATAATAAGACGGAACGCATCGCCACGATGGTGAAGCAGGTGGCAGAAATTGAATTCATCGTCACCGATACGGAAGCGGAAGCTTTGGCGTTGGAAGCCAACTTGATTAAGCAGCACCAGCCATATTTCAATGTTCTGCTCAAGGATGATAAGAAATATCCTTATGTTTGCATTACTTGGTCAGAAGACTATCCCCGGATTTTTATTACCCGCAAACGTCAATTGGGTAAGGAAAAGGATAAATTTTACGGCCCTTATACTGATTCTGGTCTATTGCGGGAAATATTGCGAATTTCTAAGCGGATATTTGCACTGCGACAACGACCTCAACCGTTATTTAAGGATCGTCCTTGTTTGAATTATGATATGGGGCGGTGTCCGGGTGTGTGTCAACAACTAATTTCACCGGAAGAATATCGCAAAACTGTGCAAAAAGTGGCGATGGTTTTCCAGGGACGAACTCAGGAACTGATTGATATTTTAACTCAACAGATGGAAAAGGCGGCGGAGGCATTGAATTTTGAGTCAGCAGCGCGGATTCGTGACCAAATTGCTGGTTTAAAGTCGCTGAATGCAGATCAAAAAGTTTCTTTACCTAATGATACAGTTTCGCGGGATGCGATCGCTCTGGCTGCCGATGAAAACCATGCTTATATTCAATTGTTCCAGATTCGCGCTGGTCAGTTGGTAGGACGTCTAGCGTTTGTCGCGGATGTTCACGCCGAGCCTGGAGCAATTTTACAACGAGTTTTGGAAGAACATTACCAAACTGCTGACGCGGTGGAAATTCCCGCCGAGATTTTGGTACAGCATGAGTTACCAGATGGGGAAATATTGGCTGATGTTTTAACTGGAAGAAAAGGGAGAAAAGTGACGATTTTGGCTCCCCAGCGACAAAGTAAGGCAGAATTAATAGAGATGGTAGAGCGCAATGCTCAGTATGAATTGCAGAGAATGCAAAAATTAAGCGATCGCAATTCGCAAGCAATGCAAGATTTAGCAACTATTCTAGATTTACCAGATTTAACAATTCACCGCATCGAGGGTTATGATATCTCTCATATTCAAGGCTCAAATGCTGTAGCTTCTCAGGTTGTGTTTATCGATGGTTTACCTGCTAAACAGCACTATCGCCACTATAAAATTAAAAATCCTACGGTCACTATCGGACATTCAGACGATTTCGCTAGTCTTGCAGAAGTTATCGGGCGACGCTTCCGCAAGTATATTGAAGATCCGCAGTTGTTACGAGCGGGAAATCCTGATTGGCCTGATTTAATTATGATTGATGGCGGTAAAGGTCAGCTATCTTCTGTCGTGGCTATTTTGCAAGAAATGAATTTGTTAGATGAGTTGCGAGTGATTAGTTTAGCCAAGCAGCGAGAAGAGATTTTTTTACCGGGAGAATCCCAACCTTTAAATACTGACGCTGAACAACCGGGGGTACAATTGTTACGTCGGTTGCGAGATGAAGCTCATCGATTTGCTGTGAGTTTCCATCGTCAACAACGTAGTGATAAATTAAAGCGATCGCGTTTAGATGAGATTCCTGGTTTGGGTCATCATCGTCAAAAACAGCTACTAGGACATTTTCGCTCTGTTGATTACATTCGGCAAGCCACCCCAGCACAAATATCGGAAGTTCCCGGAATCGGCCCGCGTTTGGCTCAGGATATTTACGATTATTTTCATCCTTCCTCAGCTAGTTAG
- a CDS encoding response regulator, whose protein sequence is MIAKLLLVDRQLQSQQTGRILLIEDNDVNRMLMSDYLSYCGYEVQSLSEGSTLFATIEQFQPNLMLLDLKLPDIDGYLLLEQIKQQPSCSQIPIIVVSAFAFKADQERAMGLGACRYFVKPVNLTELILTIEEELRFYHQHIFDDER, encoded by the coding sequence ATGATAGCAAAATTACTACTTGTAGATCGGCAATTACAGTCTCAACAAACTGGGCGAATTTTGTTAATTGAAGATAACGATGTCAATAGAATGTTGATGAGCGATTATCTGAGTTATTGCGGCTATGAAGTGCAAAGTTTATCTGAGGGTTCTACTTTATTCGCAACTATAGAGCAATTTCAGCCAAATTTGATGCTGTTAGACTTGAAATTGCCGGATATTGACGGTTATTTATTACTAGAGCAAATTAAACAACAACCGAGCTGCTCTCAGATACCTATTATTGTAGTTTCGGCATTCGCTTTCAAGGCAGATCAAGAGCGAGCTATGGGATTGGGAGCTTGTCGCTATTTTGTTAAACCAGTTAATTTGACGGAGTTGATACTGACGATTGAAGAAGAGTTGCGTTTTTATCATCAGCATATTTTTGACGATGAACGGTAA
- a CDS encoding LL-diaminopimelate aminotransferase encodes MQFAKRLQPLQSNVFADMDRAKAVALAAGQQLIDLSLGSSDLPAQSHVIEAIAQSLYDPSTHGYLLFNGTKTFRQAVADWYAQKFGIEVNPETEVLPLIGSQEGTAHLPLALLNPGDFALLLDPGYPSHAGGVHLASGQIYPMPLRAENDFLPIFTEIPGAILTQARMMVLSYPHNPTAAIAPLSFFQEAVAFCQTHNIVLVHDFPYVDLVFEDTREAPAKHHSTAPQALVPSILQADPDKSVSIEFFTLSKSYHMGGFRIGYAIGNAELIHALRQVKAAVDFNQYQGILNGAIAALTGPQTGVASGVANFRQRRDTFINALHRIGWYVPTPKATMYIWAKLPASWSQNSMEFCTQLVKQTGVAASPGAGFGKSGEGYVRFALVHEPSVLETAVERIAKFL; translated from the coding sequence ATGCAATTTGCGAAACGTTTACAACCTCTGCAATCTAACGTATTTGCTGATATGGATAGAGCCAAGGCAGTGGCTTTGGCTGCTGGTCAGCAGTTAATTGACTTGTCGCTGGGGTCTTCTGATTTGCCGGCACAGTCCCATGTAATTGAGGCGATCGCCCAGTCTCTCTACGATCCGAGTACCCACGGCTATTTGTTGTTTAATGGCACGAAAACATTTCGCCAAGCTGTAGCTGATTGGTATGCACAGAAATTTGGTATTGAGGTCAATCCAGAAACGGAAGTACTGCCCTTGATTGGTTCTCAAGAGGGTACAGCTCATTTACCTCTGGCGTTGCTCAATCCAGGGGATTTTGCGCTGTTGCTCGACCCAGGCTACCCCTCCCATGCTGGGGGAGTTCACTTAGCTAGTGGTCAAATCTACCCTATGCCACTACGAGCAGAAAACGATTTTTTACCGATATTTACTGAGATTCCTGGTGCTATCTTAACCCAGGCGCGGATGATGGTGTTAAGTTACCCTCATAATCCCACAGCGGCGATCGCACCTTTATCTTTCTTCCAAGAAGCAGTCGCTTTTTGTCAAACCCACAATATCGTTTTGGTGCATGATTTTCCCTATGTAGATTTAGTATTTGAAGACACTAGGGAAGCACCAGCAAAACACCATTCAACCGCGCCTCAAGCACTAGTCCCCTCGATTCTGCAAGCGGATCCAGATAAAAGCGTCTCTATTGAGTTTTTCACCCTTTCCAAGTCTTATCATATGGGCGGGTTCCGCATCGGCTATGCTATTGGCAATGCTGAGTTAATTCATGCCTTACGGCAAGTCAAAGCAGCCGTTGATTTTAATCAGTATCAAGGAATTTTAAATGGAGCGATCGCTGCTTTAACTGGCCCTCAAACGGGGGTAGCTAGTGGTGTTGCTAATTTCCGTCAGCGTCGTGATACCTTCATTAATGCTTTACACCGCATCGGCTGGTATGTTCCTACTCCCAAAGCCACTATGTACATTTGGGCAAAATTACCTGCATCTTGGAGTCAGAATTCCATGGAATTTTGTACTCAGTTAGTCAAGCAAACCGGTGTAGCTGCTTCTCCTGGCGCTGGTTTTGGTAAATCTGGTGAAGGATATGTTCGCTTCGCTTTGGTACATGAACCCTCAGTGTTAGAAACTGCTGTGGAGAGAATAGCTAAGTTTCTTTAA
- a CDS encoding thioredoxin family protein, with the protein MSNGVITITDAEFETEVMSADLPVLVYFWASWCGPCQLMAPLINSTAAQYSDRLKVVKIEIDPNPQTVKQYQVEGVPALRLIQGEELLLSVEGVIGKEKLLNLLETHLNNN; encoded by the coding sequence ATGAGTAACGGTGTGATCACCATAACTGACGCTGAGTTTGAAACTGAAGTAATGAGTGCCGATCTGCCGGTGTTGGTTTATTTTTGGGCTTCTTGGTGCGGGCCATGTCAATTAATGGCGCCACTGATTAACTCGACTGCGGCCCAATACAGCGATCGCCTAAAAGTCGTGAAAATTGAAATCGATCCCAACCCCCAAACCGTGAAACAGTACCAAGTCGAAGGTGTACCCGCTCTCAGGTTGATTCAAGGTGAGGAACTTTTGCTATCTGTTGAGGGGGTTATTGGCAAGGAAAAATTACTCAACCTTTTAGAGACGCACTTAAATAATAATTAG
- a CDS encoding PspA/IM30 family protein, with product MGLFDRIKRVVSANLNDLVNKAEDPEKMLEQAILEMQEDLVQLRQGVAQTIAAQKRTEKQYNDAQNEINKWQRNAQLALQKGDENLARQALERKKTYTETGTALKTSLDQQSIQVETLKRNLIQLESKISEAKTKKEMLKARITTAKAQEQLQGMVRGMNTSSAMAAFERMEEKVLMQEARAQSASELAGADLETQFAQLESGSDVDDELAALKAQMLPPATPPSQGQLPPSQPATPAKSTEPVDSELEALRKQLDQM from the coding sequence ATGGGATTATTCGATCGCATCAAGCGAGTAGTCAGTGCTAACCTCAACGATTTAGTCAACAAAGCTGAAGATCCAGAAAAAATGCTGGAACAAGCCATCCTGGAAATGCAGGAAGACTTAGTACAGCTGCGTCAGGGTGTGGCTCAGACGATCGCCGCTCAAAAACGCACCGAGAAACAGTATAACGACGCCCAAAACGAAATCAATAAATGGCAACGCAACGCCCAACTAGCACTGCAAAAAGGCGACGAAAATCTAGCACGCCAAGCCTTGGAACGTAAAAAAACTTATACAGAAACAGGTACTGCTCTCAAAACTAGCCTTGATCAGCAAAGCATCCAAGTTGAAACCCTCAAGCGCAACTTAATTCAGCTCGAAAGCAAGATTTCGGAAGCCAAAACCAAGAAAGAAATGCTCAAAGCCCGGATTACCACCGCCAAAGCCCAAGAGCAACTCCAAGGCATGGTACGTGGAATGAATACCAGTAGTGCTATGGCGGCTTTTGAGCGCATGGAAGAAAAAGTTCTGATGCAAGAAGCCCGCGCCCAATCAGCATCAGAGTTAGCAGGTGCAGATTTAGAAACCCAATTTGCCCAGTTGGAATCTGGCAGCGACGTTGACGACGAATTAGCAGCCTTGAAGGCACAAATGCTACCACCAGCAACACCGCCAAGTCAAGGGCAATTGCCCCCTTCACAACCAGCTACCCCTGCCAAATCAACCGAACCAGTTGATTCTGAGTTGGAAGCCCTCCGTAAGCAATTGGATCAAATGTAA
- a CDS encoding PspA/IM30 family protein yields MEVIQRILRVIRANLNSLIGSAEDPEKILEKVVLEMQANLVQLRQGVAQAIAIQKRTERQATSAESTAEEWYRRAQLALQQGNEPLAREALTKRQAYQETKQALSSQISEQNNLVAKLKKDMRSLELKIAEAKTKKDMYIARARSAEASFRLREMLDGVSATSSLNAFERMEDKVMQIEAQSEAIEQLGSDDLQKQFTALESSNDVDAELAAMKAQVLDAASDTQQQQQQLPKSQEP; encoded by the coding sequence ATGGAAGTGATTCAGCGTATCCTGAGAGTGATTCGCGCTAACCTCAATAGTTTAATCGGCAGTGCAGAAGATCCAGAAAAAATTCTGGAAAAAGTTGTCTTAGAGATGCAAGCAAATTTGGTGCAATTACGACAAGGCGTAGCACAAGCGATCGCTATCCAAAAACGCACCGAACGACAAGCCACCAGCGCCGAATCTACAGCCGAGGAATGGTATCGTCGCGCCCAACTAGCATTGCAACAAGGAAATGAACCCCTAGCGCGAGAGGCTCTCACCAAACGCCAAGCTTATCAAGAAACAAAACAAGCCTTATCTAGCCAGATATCAGAACAAAACAATTTGGTGGCTAAACTAAAAAAGGATATGCGATCGCTAGAGTTGAAAATTGCCGAAGCCAAAACCAAAAAAGATATGTACATCGCTCGCGCCCGTTCAGCTGAGGCGTCATTTAGACTGAGGGAAATGCTTGACGGCGTTTCTGCTACCAGCAGTCTAAACGCCTTTGAGCGCATGGAAGATAAAGTCATGCAAATAGAAGCGCAATCAGAAGCGATTGAGCAACTTGGTAGCGACGATTTACAAAAACAATTTACTGCTCTGGAATCTAGCAATGATGTCGATGCAGAACTAGCAGCGATGAAAGCACAGGTCTTGGATGCAGCTAGTGATACACAACAACAACAACAACAGTTGCCCAAAAGTCAAGAACCTTAA
- a CDS encoding DUF721 domain-containing protein — MSLKSVNDILSVLKKQAQWQEQPFPRLLHCWTEVVGVVVAAHTRPLSIQRDVLWVATSSAAWAQNLTFGRQKLLLKLNNLLPSPLVDMRFSTAGWQRPIDQEKLLGTVSPSEHPSYLGDMNSDRSDANPTRTNANAAFEDWAKTIQMRSHNLPLCPQCECPTPPGELQRWNVCAICASQQFQG; from the coding sequence ATGTCGTTGAAATCAGTTAATGATATTTTAAGTGTTCTCAAAAAGCAGGCTCAATGGCAAGAACAGCCGTTTCCACGCTTGCTGCACTGTTGGACGGAGGTTGTAGGAGTGGTGGTTGCTGCACACACTCGACCTTTATCAATACAGCGTGATGTGCTTTGGGTAGCAACTTCCAGTGCTGCTTGGGCGCAAAACTTGACTTTTGGACGCCAAAAGCTGCTTTTAAAGTTAAATAATCTGTTACCCTCGCCTTTAGTGGATATGCGCTTCTCTACGGCAGGTTGGCAACGTCCCATAGACCAGGAAAAGTTGTTAGGAACAGTTTCGCCTAGTGAACATCCTAGCTATCTGGGAGATATGAACAGCGATCGCTCTGATGCTAACCCCACAAGAACAAATGCCAATGCAGCTTTTGAGGATTGGGCTAAGACTATACAAATGCGATCGCATAATTTACCTTTATGTCCCCAGTGTGAGTGTCCTACCCCACCCGGCGAACTCCAGCGCTGGAATGTCTGCGCTATCTGCGCTTCGCAACAGTTTCAGGGGTGA
- the menB gene encoding 1,4-dihydroxy-2-naphthoyl-CoA synthase — translation MTINWQTAKIYEDILYQKTDGIAKITINRPHKRNAFRPKTVFELCDAFCDAREDTTIGVILFTGYGPHTDGKYAFCSGGDQSVRGHAGYVDDDGVPRLNVLDLQRLIRSLPKVVIALVAGYAIGGGHVLHLICDLTIAADNAIFGQTGPKVGSFDGGFGASYLARIVGQKKAREIWFLCRQYNAQQALEMGLVNCIVPVEQLEAEGIQWAQEILEKSPIAIRCLKAAFNADCDGQAGLQELAGNATLLYYMTQEGAEGKQAFLEKRPPNFRSFPWLP, via the coding sequence ATGACAATCAACTGGCAAACTGCCAAAATCTACGAAGATATCCTGTATCAAAAAACAGATGGTATCGCTAAAATCACCATCAACCGTCCCCATAAACGCAACGCTTTTCGCCCCAAAACAGTCTTTGAGTTATGCGACGCTTTTTGTGACGCCCGCGAAGATACCACCATTGGCGTCATCTTATTTACTGGATATGGCCCACATACTGATGGCAAATACGCCTTCTGCTCCGGTGGTGATCAAAGTGTGCGGGGACATGCGGGTTATGTAGACGATGATGGCGTCCCGCGCTTAAACGTGCTCGACTTACAGCGGCTAATTCGTTCCTTACCAAAAGTAGTAATTGCCCTAGTAGCAGGATATGCGATCGGTGGTGGACATGTCCTGCATTTAATTTGTGACCTCACCATCGCCGCCGATAATGCCATTTTTGGACAGACAGGCCCGAAAGTTGGGAGTTTTGATGGTGGTTTTGGTGCGAGTTATCTTGCTCGCATCGTTGGACAGAAAAAAGCACGAGAAATTTGGTTTCTTTGCCGTCAATATAACGCCCAACAAGCCCTAGAAATGGGTTTAGTTAATTGCATTGTGCCAGTAGAACAACTGGAAGCAGAAGGGATACAATGGGCACAAGAAATTTTAGAAAAAAGTCCAATTGCAATTCGCTGTCTCAAAGCCGCATTTAATGCTGATTGTGACGGACAAGCCGGTTTACAAGAACTTGCAGGCAATGCCACTTTACTTTATTACATGACACAAGAGGGAGCTGAAGGCAAACAAGCCTTTTTAGAAAAACGACCCCCCAATTTTCGCTCCTTCCCTTGGCTACCCTAA
- the menD gene encoding 2-succinyl-5-enolpyruvyl-6-hydroxy-3-cyclohexene-1-carboxylic-acid synthase, which translates to MLFAYQNVNQLWAYILTQTLKRLGLTCAVICPGSRSTPLAVAFAQQTSDIAAISILDERSAAFFALGQAKITGRPVVLVCTSGTAGANFYPAVIEARESRVPLLVLTTDRPPELRDCHSGQTIDQLKLYGSYPNWQAEIALPSLDMEMLAYLRQTLIYAWERCQAPVGGPVHLNLPFRDPLAPLPDGSDLSYLQSQLQTEEFFATLTNSLPLPTTHCPLPLEWQQCEQGIIIAGVAQPQQAQQYCRAIARLSQILNWPVLAEGLSPVRNYADLNPHIISTYDQILRNLQLAKQLAPQMVIQIGEMPTSKQLRNWINHTQPRRWIIDPSDQNFDPLHGRTTHLRISIEELGRWGDLYRAKPRYGEMGRENNSDFSPPTSEYLQLWSTAEAQVRVAIDQTFGKMTDLFESKAAWLLSQNLPSGTPLFISNSMPVRDVEFFWKPNNLGVRSHFNRGANGIDGALSTALGIAHRHQSSVMLTGDLALLHDTNGFLMRNKFVGHLTILLINNNGGGIFEMLPIAKFDPPFEEFFGTPQDIDFAQLCATYGVEHELITSWQQLQQKLNPLPIKGIRVLEVRTNRKLDAKWRQENLSKFAADVEI; encoded by the coding sequence ATGCTATTCGCTTATCAAAATGTTAATCAACTTTGGGCTTACATCCTCACCCAGACGCTGAAGCGCCTGGGATTAACCTGTGCTGTCATTTGTCCTGGTTCTCGCTCCACACCCCTAGCAGTTGCTTTTGCTCAACAAACATCCGATATCGCCGCAATTTCTATTCTTGATGAACGCTCCGCTGCTTTTTTTGCCTTGGGACAAGCTAAAATTACAGGGCGCCCGGTAGTGCTTGTCTGCACCTCTGGGACAGCAGGCGCCAACTTTTACCCAGCAGTCATCGAAGCCAGAGAAAGTCGTGTCCCACTTTTAGTATTAACCACCGATAGACCACCTGAATTGCGCGATTGTCACTCTGGGCAAACTATAGACCAGTTGAAATTATACGGTAGTTACCCAAACTGGCAAGCAGAGATAGCTCTACCCTCCTTAGACATGGAAATGCTCGCTTATTTGCGACAAACTTTAATTTACGCTTGGGAACGCTGTCAAGCGCCAGTAGGGGGGCCAGTGCATCTGAATTTACCATTTCGTGACCCCCTTGCACCGCTTCCCGACGGCTCTGACTTGAGTTATTTACAGTCACAGTTGCAAACAGAAGAATTTTTTGCCACCTTGACAAATTCCTTACCATTACCTACAACTCATTGCCCATTGCCCTTAGAATGGCAACAATGCGAGCAGGGAATTATCATCGCAGGTGTCGCCCAACCACAGCAAGCACAGCAGTATTGTAGAGCGATCGCTCGACTTTCTCAAATCCTCAACTGGCCTGTTTTAGCAGAAGGGCTTTCACCAGTCAGAAATTACGCCGACCTCAACCCCCACATCATTTCTACCTACGACCAGATATTGCGAAATCTCCAACTAGCAAAACAGCTAGCACCCCAAATGGTGATTCAAATAGGAGAAATGCCCACCAGTAAACAATTGCGTAACTGGATCAATCATACCCAACCGCGACGCTGGATCATTGACCCTAGCGACCAAAACTTTGATCCCTTGCACGGGAGGACAACTCATTTGCGGATTAGTATTGAAGAATTGGGGAGATGGGGAGACTTGTACCGAGCGAAGCCGAGGTATGGGGAGATGGGGAGAGAAAATAATTCTGATTTTTCCCCACCTACTTCTGAATATTTGCAACTGTGGTCTACTGCTGAAGCTCAAGTCAGAGTAGCCATCGACCAAACCTTCGGGAAAATGACAGATTTATTTGAAAGTAAAGCCGCTTGGTTGCTTTCCCAAAACTTACCGTCAGGAACACCGTTATTTATCTCCAATAGTATGCCTGTGCGGGATGTGGAATTTTTCTGGAAACCGAATAATTTAGGAGTGCGATCGCATTTTAACCGAGGTGCAAACGGAATCGACGGCGCATTATCCACAGCTTTAGGAATAGCCCATCGCCATCAAAGTAGCGTCATGTTAACTGGAGATTTAGCGCTGTTACATGACACCAACGGCTTTTTAATGAGAAATAAATTTGTAGGACATCTGACAATTTTATTAATCAACAACAACGGCGGTGGGATCTTTGAAATGTTACCCATTGCCAAATTTGACCCACCATTTGAAGAATTTTTCGGCACTCCCCAGGATATTGATTTTGCTCAACTGTGCGCCACCTATGGCGTTGAGCACGAATTAATCACATCTTGGCAGCAGTTGCAACAAAAATTAAACCCACTTCCAATCAAAGGAATTCGGGTTTTGGAGGTAAGAACAAATAGAAAACTAGATGCTAAATGGCGACAAGAGAATTTAAGTAAATTTGCCGCAGATGTAGAGATTTAG
- the folB gene encoding dihydroneopterin aldolase translates to MDCIDLTGIRAYGYTGYLPEEQVLGQWFEVDVKLWLDLCVAGRTDAIAHTPDYRDVISLVQHLVKTSKFALIERLATAIADSILQQTPLVAQVQVRVTKPAAPIPDFSGKITIELTRVQPNSSS, encoded by the coding sequence ATGGACTGCATTGATTTAACGGGAATTCGCGCCTATGGCTACACGGGGTATCTGCCAGAAGAACAAGTGCTGGGACAATGGTTTGAGGTGGATGTGAAGTTGTGGCTGGATCTTTGTGTGGCTGGTCGTACGGATGCGATCGCTCATACTCCTGACTATCGTGATGTTATCAGCTTAGTGCAACATCTGGTGAAGACGTCTAAGTTTGCTTTGATAGAGCGTTTAGCTACAGCGATCGCTGACTCTATTCTCCAACAGACCCCGCTTGTCGCACAAGTCCAAGTCAGGGTCACTAAACCTGCTGCACCTATCCCCGATTTTAGCGGCAAAATAACTATCGAATTAACTAGAGTTCAACCCAACTCCAGTAGTTGA